The Tribolium castaneum strain GA2 chromosome 3, icTriCast1.1, whole genome shotgun sequence sequence ttattttacgtattatactagaatttttttaactaaaattaggGTCGCAACTAAGGAATATTTAATTCtttagaataaaaatttataacttgaaaattaagagttttgttaactgtttaagttaaaatgtttaagtttttattacttaCACATTTTCTTAACAaaactaaatcaattaaacttaaaattttcaaatttatatttttttaaagtagctCCTACTTTGCTTGTTtatattatagttttttttcttagttaaaaaataagtgattAAGTGCTATTGTAATACATAACATGAAGCACAGAATACGCTAAAACAAACCTTTTTAGtactttcagtttttgaggtatacatttttaataaatgacccggcgcatccaccatttttcaaattgaaataatttttaaataaattcttgaatattttagtgttatgtaaaaaattagttcaatGCATAAAACGAAGTGTAGATTACGCTGAAACAAACCGTCTTACTTTAGGAGTATTagtatttgaattatttttttagtgaagaTGTAAAGAAACAGccgttctaatttttttagtaatatctaaaaattgatgcttcttttgatttttattttattttaaatccgAGAAAAGGGCAAAAGACGAAACCGAGTTAAATTCATTATAACAATTTTCTCCATGTTTTCATTGGCGCAGTAAGTAGGTTTTGTTCCTCGTTTCGTCCTGATTTGATTTGTTAGTCAGAGATGCAaacaaatgtatttttcagGGACGGATGGGGGCACCGTGTTGGGGGCCATCGCCGGCATGGGGGCCCTCCTCCTCGTTTTCCTCCTCTACATCAAGAACAAACGCTGGTGGTGGGGCTCCGTCGGAGGCATGGGTTGCTGCGATGAAGCTTGCCCCCCTGTGTCCTCGCGCCCCGTCCCCTCACCACCAGTGCCTGCAACTTCTTTCACTCCAGCTCCCCTCAAGCACAAGTTAGGTAAGaatgttttgcaaatttattaatcaaagGAAAGCACGTTACGTCATGATTGGATTGGTTGGAATCAATTACAAATTTGGTTACGTTCTAATCAATTTCATATTAACTTAATCAACTAAGTCAGGTGGCTACATCGGGGGATTTTTGATTAGAAAGGATCATCACGCAAGGCTTTCTCATTAGagtaacaacaatttttttttgctttgtttagAGTTGTGTTAGGATGTGGAAACGTAAGGCGGCTCAAAGCAACGCTTTTGACTTGTCTCGAGTTATTCTTATTGATCTCGGAatgaaaacagtgaaaaaagtgattgattttttgtgaCGTCAAACCTTTTCAATAAATTGACTCACCtctgttttatttatgaacAATATGTCACACATGTCCATAGAAGATTTACAACAAATAGCCAGCGGgtgccatttttaaacaattgattataattattgtaggaaactttcagaaaaaaattacaaaaaaatgtcagaaacgacattttttttcatcttgtCAAGCTGGAAAGGTAATTAAGTTTTGTCaaatggattaaaataaacactGATCACCTGAAGAAAAATTTCTTCTTTCTGTGAACCGGGCccttttatttaagaaaaaataattttaacaactGAAAGccttaaaaaaatcgagccgAAATTCCAATAATTCCAGTCGCCTGATGAATAATTCCAGTGTCGCAGCCTTGAGGGCTCCCTTCTGATCGATACCACCTGTTTATGCCATGTAACCCAGCAAGCCAGAGGAATTGATTTGTTCGATTTCCAGTCAAAGCGTATTCCTTTGATGGGGGCGACTCGAGTTCCGAGTCCGAAATGGGTGGTTCAAAATTCCGTCAAAATTCCACATCTGGCACAACAGGCCCTTATTACCCACCTCGCCAAGTCCACGACCTTATTTCCCTGGTTGAGAAGGGCAGGGTTGGCGTCAGCAGCAACAGTTCCTGTTGCAGCTCAACAACAAGTTCAGTGGGGGAGAAGCACGGGGTGCCCGCCACAAGGGTCACAGCACAGATCAACGATAATCACGGGTAAAACTTTTTCTTGTGACAGAATTTTCCGATAGTTGTGTCCATCCAGGTCAAGGGCTTTTCAAAGTCGCAATAAGACACGAAAACGCGTAGTTGTTCCTAGTAACTAGCCTCAGCGTGTCGTAAAAATCGcagttttggttttaatttgcTTTGCAGGAGGCTGTCGACGGATTTGCGCGAAACGAAAATTGACAATCAGGGAATTGATTATCAGAAGATCGAGACTTCGTCAACCATCGTCCAGACGGACATCAACAGTAACCGAGACGTGAGTAATTATCGGAAAAACGTTAATTAGAGtcgtaaattaattgagttgCTGTTTCAGTGCATTGTCGTAATGAACACCGACACGGACGAGAGAAACGACCTAATGTGTTGTATCAGATCCGAACCTGAAACGCAGCTAGTGAACAAATGTGGTCAACTggaaattgctcttttatatGACGCGCCCATGCGGAAAATGACGGTACACGTTCTTCAGGCAAGGGATATACCAAGTCGGGATCGCGGTCAACCCACACACACGCAGGTAGGGCACATTTCAAACGTCTAGCTTCCCTCACAAATCATTTAATTGGATGGGGAAgtgattgaaataaattcaatttgatgttttattaaaagaaaatattgtcTAGCACCGTTGGAAGCGTAAATCTGGGCTTAACAGACGAGTTTTCAGTGTAAAAACGAAAtcaagtaaaaaaacaaaaacttaaatactTTCGTAATTatgcgaaataaaaataaataacaatatttgtATCACAGCATTCAACTTTTCTACATTTCTTACTCAGTGTTTTGtttgaagaagaaaaaaataaatagttattatttttcaatttttgtatttatgttCTGCTAAAATGCTCCTCTAATTTTAGgcaacaaaaaatcataattttaaatcttgtCAAAAGCTAGTATACGTAAAATAAGCCGCAGAGTTcagtggaacaaaccgtttcactctacgacttttagtttttaagttataaatttttattagtatcccggcgcatccaccatttttgcaatgcagaataattaaaaaaaatgttttcaagtgAGTCAGTGCTGTAAGAAAGATGGTATATTACGTAAATTGAAGCGCTtaattcaatggaataaaccgttttgctctacgacttttagttttcctgttatgaatttttttatcgaagAATTAAGTAATACCTAAAACtgaccatttttattttagtctttTTCTGTCTCTTAAACAAAACCTTGAATAAAACAATAGTAAACCTCGTTAACTGCAATAATGTCCTGCTTCTTGTAtcagattttttccaaaaaattaaaaataaagcatgaaaagtttaaaattatagtaaaaagatacAAGAAGTGATCGAATAATTCCATCACAGCGATTACGTCTTCGTTTAAAACACACACTTGATTTtacttataattaaatattattgttgtattgtagataaataattgtagagcgaaaaaaatgtgtagaaaaaaatattaaaaaatttggaccATTAGTACTTTTAGCGCGGAAGAGCAAGtaacttatttttgacaatttactAAATTTCATCGTTTCAACTGATTCGACATTgaaataatcttaaaaaacaaaattagagGTGATCTTTGATAAGAATGTCCTCCTATTTGACTGTCcgcaaaaaatgaaaaaaaaaaataagtaaataaaaaaagaagtcACCGAACAGTTTAACAGCTCTAAATAAAACTTGAGCTAATTATACAATTTAAATGGGAGGTCTTTGTTCATTTTCAAGTTGCGtcaaattaatcatttttttagaaaaaaattagaacaaaataagcaaaagatttcgattttattgaaaagaaACAAGAGAATTATTGAGAGCTCGAGTTTCTAATTGTTTCAAATTACTGTAGTTATTTACTGTGGTCTAATTGGGCCATTTAAAGAGTTTTGGAAAGATTTCTTGCTCATTGCGtataaattgattatttttcaaaaggaAATAAAGGCACTTCATTTATCATTTATAGCTTTTTAATCGATAAACAtaatagtatttattttttgcgtatTAAAGTTGTAATTCCTTGTGTAAATTAAATATCAGATGCTCGTCCAGCAGTTGAATATTTGTGTATTTCATCTAGGAAAACTCCGATATTGCTCACATTTCCAACTTTTAAATTCGACTGCCTTCATCTCCCAATCTTCTTGGGATTAATCTCGCGTCAGTTCTCTTCCCAACTGCCAAACACAAACACCATTTGGCATCATATCCAACTCGCAACTTTTCCCTCATAAAGTTTTCCCCTCGATTTCAGGTGCGGTTGATTTTATTGCCTAGCAAGAAACAGAAACACAAAACCAAGATACGATCAGGTGAAAATCCGCAATATATGGAAAGCTTCGTCCTCCATCGGGTCAATCCAGGTGCTTAACCCTCATTCACCACCTCCTAATCCCATTAATCTCGGCAAATTGCAGAGGACGTGAACTCAATGGGCATAAGACTGCGGTTATACGGGTGCGAGAGGATGCGACGTGAGCGACTCATCGGAGAAGCGGTCGTCGGTTTCACTCACATCAACCTCGAACTAGAAAACAACTTCTGGCTCAACCTCGAGCCCCGAGTCGACACGACGgtaagagaaaaaattaagtatgcAACTCAATTGTTAcattatttgttaaattaaaacttcacgctgtaaataacatttttttttggtttagctGACAGGTTGTGCCGGGGAGCTCACAAGTCTAGCTCGGTCGGATAGCACGGGCTCCACACACTCGATGCAACACGGGGGAGTCCCCGAGTTGCTCCTAGGGCTGTGCTATAACGCTACGACCGGTAGACTTAGCATAGAGGTGGTCAAAGGGTCGCATTTCCGAAACTTGGCCCTAAATCGGGCCCCTGATACCTACGTTAAACTGAATTTGGTCAGTAGTACAGGGCAGGAGTTGGCCCACAGCAAGACTACGGTCCGGAGGGGGCAACCCAACCCACTTTTCAAGGAAACCTTCGTTTTTCAAGTGAGTTAATCAATGAAATGTTCTTAAGGCCGGGCTGTGATGTGCTGACTGTCGGCAGGTGGCGCTGTTCCAGCTGGCCGACGTGACGCTGATGGTGTCGGTGTACAACCGGAAAGGCGTCACGAAGAAGAAGGAAATGGTTGGTTGGTTTAGTTTAGGTTTGAATTCGAGCGGGGCCGAGGAGCTCGCCCACTGGATGGACATGAAGGAGTCCCAACAGCAGCAGATTTGTCGTTGGCATATTTTAGTGCAGTCATAGCCATTACTCACACATATCATCTAATTTCGTTCTGTGACCATTTTAATCGGGGTTTCGGTTGCAGGCAGtcgtaattttattgtttaattaagATTGTGTAGGGTAGAGTTAAGTAACTGCCAAATTAAGTGAAGATTAAGCCTTGAATGAGTTGGTTAAAATGGTTATTTGATATTTTCGAACTATTAACATATACGCTAACTTGTCTATGCCTTATTATTGTATTATGTAGTGTTTAGAATGGAACGGATGTGAAGGGCTCGTGATTGATAAAAACTGTACATTCCGTTTGCCATtccttaaattttattgtgataTTATAATCGAATTTGAAGATCAAAACTCTGATGCGACACGGGAGCACGTCTGTAGGGCACAATCAAAGCAACCGACTTACAGATTTGCCAAAACAAGTGGATTCAAATGCACAAATTAAATATAAGCTTCAGGATTGACTAAGACGAACTCGGTAGGGATGGGTTTTAGCTTTATACGTAATACGCTCAcgttttttcagtatttttaaaaagtttaaaactaCTGAAAATCAGTGTCATACTCGGCTTCCTCGATTAGTCAGGGTCATTAATTAGGGAAGCTGGCATTTTTTATCTCAACTTTACAATTACCAAAAATCGATCATAacaagacaatttcttgttgtTTTGCCGTCTTGTTACCTTGTGGAgcgatttttggaaattgggTAAATATCGGGTTTTAGAAATTAACTTTATCGAATGTTagatattacaaaattatagaaGGTAAGTACAAAACTCATCCTCAAGGGGTGTATTCGGGATTAAGGCAATGATTAATCCCCTGTGCACCGCTTTGCGAGCCTCTTGTacatgtataaagttttatacttatatttgtaaaatattgtcAATTTAATGTGTTCATAAACTAATGGAAACCCTTTCATGAATGTGAAACTGGCCGTGATTTTATGTGATTGGAGTTATTTGAAGATAATCTTATGATATTGTTAGTGTTTTACGGCTCGAGCCGCTGGTTTTCAGTAAAACACGGAAGGACCATGTAAATATTAAGCGGAGCTGCTCCAGCTTCTGTAAGATCTCCCATCCCTACGGAAATACCGAGTGACTAAACGGCACAACCATTGCCAGTCACCCGGTACAAGTGTAAATTGCCTTCAATTCTTACTTTACCGTACGTTTAGAACTATACCATTTTGTACCTTTCCAATTTGAATTGTTAccagtattaaatttgcatgACAGATATTCGCACCGCTGAACACAAAATGCACACTAAATCGGTgtctttttaataattattgtattctacatattttgtacaaataaaCTTGGATTATTTATGTCGAACCatccatttatttatttacaccaAACTACAACTTTTTACACAACGATTAAAAACTATCAGCTTGTGGGGGCTCCGCGTAGCGGTTCTCTTTGGTCCGCTCGCCAGCTTTGTATTGGCGGTCCCTTTCGGCCTTCATGGCAGAGTACCTGGCTAGTTCTTTGGTGCGAAGGGCGCACTCCTGGAAGTCCGTAATAAGGGTCTCGCATTTTTTTATCCCCCGGTCCAAACCGTAAGCTTCGAGACAGTCAAGGGCACGCAGTTCCATGTCGGCGCAACGCCCGCCCCACTGGTGGCTCAAAATAGCCCCAGTTATGTCGGTAAAGGGCGATTTGAAGGCTGGAGACAGTGACATTCTGGGGCTAAAAATTAGGTTATGATTATGTCATCAGGCCAAAATGTATTAATCaagtaataacaattaaattaagtaactTACGCAAAGGTGAGCTAACGAGCGCGTACGCTGATTTAATTCTTGTTAAATTGCGAGTAACTAACGTTTCTCCTAATTTGTTTTGCCAATTTAAGTCCACTTGAGTTGGTAGCAATGAATTGCTCGTTAAATTGAAAcgctattttattttacttattataTCTTAACTCACTATTTCGGACCGAAAACGCTTTATCTTAGTgtggaataaaatatttattacattaaaattacgcttttcataattttaaattaataaaattgcgtTTTTGTTGGTGGCCCTGTCTGTAGCGTCtgtcatttgattttgaagaAGTGTGAAATTCGTCGTTTTTTGGACAAAAGTAAGTACTAAAGccttttttgtgtgttaaagtAAGATTGTATCTAAGGGTTTTTGCCTAAACGTACGGCCCGTACCCgttttctgtgtttttattGAACCCGAATGGTTCATGTGTTGTAAAAGTAAGTTGgatcaaaaaacaattaaagacTATAATAGGGGTCGCTATCTTTATTTGTGGTGTAATTATCAtcttttttaaacaactttttgtgttatttgctttgaattaatttttttttttggctaaAATGGTTGGGTGCCTGTTTTACCGGCCGGGAGGACGCGTTGTTGGTGCCCCTGCCTGTCGTttgattttgaagaaaattttacaagtgaaattctttgtttttttggtcACAAGTAAGTGTTTAAGACCCTTTTTCGTGCCGAATTACGTAAACATTATCTTTTGTACATgaatttttcactttgtttgCGTAAGTTcgtgtgtttttgtttttgcttttagTTTGTTGTGCATtgactcaaaaaataatttgttactaATGAGGGCCCCATTTTGTTGGTTTCTTGTGTAATTAACCGGCCTATTCACctttttgtattataatgTTTGGTTGGTTTTGGGTGCTGTTTTACCGACTGACTGTCACTtgattttgaagaatttttttattttgtgttttctgcactggaaaattaatttatgcgAGTTTGGTTTATTTGTTGTGTAATTAGTTACTTTGCTAATTACATCGTTGCGTTATTTGCGttgaaaactaatttttcgGTCGGGTGCCTGTTTTACCGGCCGGCGAAGGCAGGTCAAGGCCGCGTTTAAAAAGTGCGAGGTCATTACGGTTCACCGTTTCAAACAAGTTTTTGTCTCGTAACAGTAGTGCAAAGTGTACCTGATAGTAAGAATGTTATAATAGCGTTATTCGATAGTGGTACAAGCCCCCACGTAAGTAAAATCGGTCACAGTTGACAAGAATGCATGTGGAGTATTGTCAACAATAGCTTTGCACTGTCATGGTATAATATTAACCTTTCTCTTTTATTTCTAATCCCATTTGTATGGCTTAGTCGTAGCGAAACCGACGATAGTGAAGGTGTTTGTTCCAGTGACTGATTCACTAAAAGACTGCAAAATGTTGAGCACTGACGCCCAGATCCGATATTTAGTGCAGTGGTTCCACGAATGGAGCGACTTGCAGAGGTCGGATTTTGTGCCTATTCTCGCGGAAAAGTACGCCAATAAGGCCTACGTCAACGGAATTGTCAATAGCATCGCTAATGTTAACTGCCAGGAGAAACCAATGTCGTTATTCGAGTGCAGGGTGGGTGTTTTAACCCGCTAAGGGGGCCACTTATTGTGGCTTTGTTGCAGGTCAAACTGTTCCGCGAGTGGTTCTCGCAGTGGAGCGCCGACCAGAAGGAAAGTTTCTTGAAACAGATCAAGGAAATTGACTCGGGTTTCGCCGATAAATTAAACGCTGAACTGCAAAATGGGATCTCAGAAAACCACGAAAATGGAGAAGGGGTTTTGGAGGATTAATtttctggattttttttaaattaattagaatgttatttaatttgtgATATTAGGTTGCTGAGTATTATCAAACACTTATTGCAatatctgattttttttcaataaagttttatttactaattttacaaaaatagattTGGTAACATCACAGCCCGGTTTATTTTACAGGTTAGTCTTTGGAATGCGTGTGTGGCGAGTTTTGCAGCACCTTCTGGCACAGGGCCTTAATTGTTGGCATATTTAACAACTCAGCCTCCCTCTGAATCCTCCTAATATCAGCCGTTCGTTTGTACTTAACGGCCAGGAAATACGCCGTTTTTAACTGTTTGGCTTCAATATATGCAGAGATCTGAAACACGACGTTAAAATCacaacaaataacaaaaagtcGTACCTTCGTAGCCTTATCGTTAATAAGTTTGATCAAGTCCTCGACTTTGGTCCCTTCGATGTTTTCCTTGATCAAAGTCCCCACAGCGTGCGCTAGCATTTCATCCAACATATCCGAAATAGCTGAATCGTTAATTCCTGTTGATTTGATACAGTTAACTAACTGCGTTATTCCGTTATAGCGCTCAGATTTCGCAAACTGTTTCCCAGCTAAACAATAAACCTTGATCGGTCTTAATTTAAAGTCCTCAATGATCTTTGTGGCTAAATTAAACCCGTCCTCGACCGTTTCGCCACTAATTATAGCCATCACAGCCAAATTGATCTTCTCCAAAGTCGTGCCGAAGAGGGTCGGAATCGCCACTTGCTGCTCGGCTTTAGGATCTACAGCAAaaactcttaattttttttccatcaCAAAGAATCAAAACAATTTCATGACGGAACTGAATTATAGTACAATTACACACGCATTACACATAACAATGTGTAACTCACATTAATcgcgaatttaaaattttattactcaATGGATAaacctatttttttatagtttaataggctagaataaaattttccgtATTTTGTTGCACAAAACAACGTTTATCAGCGTCGTTAATCTCTGAATGTTttgagaaataataaaaaaatatgttttcaacAACATAAATATCTATTAAATAAGTATCTAGACaagtaacaaaataaacaccGTATAAACTATCACGTTTATGATTATTTTGCCCTTTTAGCCGGTGAATTTTCTCCTCATTAAATTTGTCATTGCGTTCGCGTTTTGGTAAAAATCCTCACCTTTGGTCAAAACCAGCTGCCGAAGCAGGTCGCGCGTGTTGACCCCTGCCGCCTCACAATCggccaaaaatttcacaatttcCACCTGTcgttttactgtatttatgTGTCGGTTGACGTCTTTCGACTCGATTTTCATGACCAAGTCCGAATTGGTCAAGAGTCTCTCCTCGAAACTATCCTTGGAAGTGACCGAAGTCACCTCCACCCACTGCTCCTGCTCCAAAATCTGCCTCAAATGCCCCTCGCCCTTGTGCAAAAAGCCGACATTGTTCGCAAGTTCTGTGAAACTTTTCACGTTGTCTTGGTAGAATCGGATACAAGTCATCGAAGCGCGCACATAGTCGCCGATGTACAGCTGCAACTGGTACAAACAGTTCAATAATTGTTGCTTCTCCAAGTGGCGACACAAATTCTTCAAGTGGTCTTTCCACAGTTCGAGCGATGAGTCGATCCGTGACATGTGCTCTTGCAAAATTGTTACGATCCCGTCTTTAAGGCACTTCATATAGACTTCGATGAAGGTTTCGCTCGGTAGATGGCACTCGAGTATGTATATGAGGGCAGTGTGGATTTCCCCATGCCTGATATAAAACTCCAGTAGCGATAAATGCGTCCCGTATTTGCCCAAATAATAGATACATTCCTCGTAAAAAATCGGGTCGATTGTGGGCCGACTAGTGTaacaattgaattttttgcttgCGGTCAGTGAGTAATTCCCCGATGcgatttctttcaaatttttgaccCGGTTTACGATGCTTAAGGCTGTGTCAATGTGCACGGTGTACGATGATGATATTTGGTTGAGGCTCGTGACCGAGCCTGAAATCTTGATACTTTGGGCTTTTTCGACAACTTTCGGGTTTATAGTCCGCGTTTTGGTTTCCAAAATTTGGATGATTTCGTACAAGAGGGGCGGATCTTTAGCTGGTTTATTGTCTAAGGTGAAACTTCCGCTTGAGAATCGTGAACTCATCCGAGATCGACTCAAACTCAAACTATCTAAACTCGAATTGAGCTCGGAAAGTCGGCTCAAATTTGACGAGGTTTCGTATTGGCTGTTCTTGTCAAGGCAGCGTTGGAACTTTTCGCGGGCTAGGAGCAGGCTGCCCGCCTTAAGGCAGCTCTTGCTCCAGGCGGCAAAAACCCCTAAAAATTTGTTACcagaagtttatttttttcactacATTACTATTTCACTACAAAATCAAAGCGTTCTTCTATGTAGTTATCCGAAAAAAGTTACAGAAATGTGTATTTAAGGCCGGGCTTTGTTATAATTACCGGTATTGTCGAGTCCCGCTTTGGTGGACACCTCCAGGGCCAAATTCCACTGCTCCCTCTGTAGCAATTTATCTCGCAATCGGCGCAAAACATTAGCATCGACGTAAAGATTTTGACTCGGCATAAGATTCAAACAGCCGCGTTCTGCCAAAAGGGCCAAAAGTTCGGCCTGTGAGAGAATCCGGTCGGCCATGGAAGCACCCGATTGGAGCATATTTTCAGTCGAGACCATCTTGGCCGCCATAGCGAGTGACCTACAACCAATTGCAAATTTCCAAATAAATGGAACcgaatttattactttaacatttttataacgAGGAGATAGTCAATTTCTTGGGCCGCCTCTTGATTCGGTTGCAATAACTTCAACATGACTTCACACTGCTCTAataaaaacctgaaaaaatcatttaaaatcccTCTCGAGAcacgtttttttattacttgggATATTCGATACTTTTGGAGTGATATCTCAGGATTGAGAAACACAGAGAGGTGCTAGGGGCGTGTTCGTAGGAGAACTCCTCTCTTATGATTTTATTATGTTCGGGGTCGTCGTTCAAGAGCCAATATTCCTGTATAAAGGAGCGGCTTTTGTCCGAATTGCTGTCGTTTCTCTCCCCGACTGTCTGATTATAACAGTCGGAGCAAACTCTCACTAGAATGTCGCCATAAGTGGGCACGAACATGCGTTTCAAGGAACAATTGTAACAAACAACGCGGCCACATCTCCGACAGTGGTGCCGCCGATTGAACATGGAAAAAGTGACCTGGTGGCAACACATGCACTCGACGACTTCGTCGTTTTGAACCCACTCTTCCTTAGTTGGGACGTTTTCAGGGACGACAAACTGGCGTTTATCGGACATTAAACTAAGCGAGTCCAACGATTGTAATAATTTCGGCTCCGGTGTTTTAAATAAGCCGGGATTAGGGTGCGTGATAACGCGAAAATCCAAGCTCTTCTCGGCGTATTTCCGCAACAATTCGTCGATTTTCTCTGTGGTTATAACCTCGCTAAAGTCGCTTAAATTGTGGGCGTTTAGCAAGTCTAAAATAGCCGCGAGTTTGTCCAGTTTTGTGTTCATTAGGAGCACTTCGAGGATGCTCAAAGGTTCGTTTATGAGACAGAAAAGTTGGTCTTGCTCGAGTGGTGTGAAGACCGAGAGCATTTTCAAACTGATTTGGACGTTCTTTAGGAATAAGTCGTCCGAAACGTTGGTGCTTAGATAATCGGCGATGAATTGTAGATATTCCAAGTTGTGTAAGATTGTGAGTAAGTTATGGCACATGTCTATGGCGTGCTCGAAGGGTAGACTATCGAGCAGTTTTTTTATCCGGTCGAGTGGAATGTTCGTGTCCATTATTCGGGTTAAGTAACTCGAATTGATTTTGCAGACGGTTTCGGGCGAGGGTTGGTACAACTGGACGAAGTCCAGCAAAAAGTCCAcctgaaaattttgtttctccAGTTTTCCGAATGACCAAAAAtgaaaacgtaattttttcttagcaGTTTTGGTAAATTCTACAGAAACCATGATAAAGGATGTTCTAAGAAAGATTCTAGACGAAACTTTGAGAAAAATGTAGAAGAAAATgtacataaaataattttgagctGTCTCAGGACAGAAAATTTAAAGATGaaagatttataaaataatctaaagaaaAGTACAAATTTCAGATGGCTTTAGAAaagaatcagaaaaaaaagaatcagagaagaatttttagaaaaattttgagaaaggTATAGGAAGCATGCTATTAGAATAATCTGGAGGAATTATtctaaacgaaattatgaaagaattttgaaaaaacacagaagaattagattttttttaaagaataacCTGTAACAACTGACAAGGAATAAACTATTTCTTTAAGAATCTGGGCAGAATCTAACAGAGAATTTGGAAAATGCAGTCtggaaaataattgtaattatactTACATTATTCGTTAGCAGGATTTTTTCAAGGGCGCTTTCGGGCACCTCCTTGCAAAAAGCGTAGCTCTTGTACCACGATTTCACCTCAAAAACGCTTTTCAGCTGCAAAAGCCAATTATTTCAAGCCATGGAAGCGCAAAAATTACCTCTTCGTTGAGCTCAATTTGTTGCAACCAACCACACAACGTCTCCATTTTCGAATCCATCAAACAATCGAATCTACTAATCTCACTTTTGATTATATCAGCGGCGAATTTCCCCGGCCATTTCCTAAAATTGCTCAAAATCGTGTCAATCCGCAAGTCCCtgtttgtaataaaatgaGCGTAT is a genomic window containing:
- the LOC662680 gene encoding uncharacterized protein C14orf119 isoform X1, which gives rise to MVGCLFYRPGGRVVGAPACRLILKKILQVKFFVFLVTIVAKPTIVKVFVPVTDSLKDCKMLSTDAQIRYLVQWFHEWSDLQRSDFVPILAEKYANKAYVNGIVNSIANVNCQEKPMSLFECRVKLFREWFSQWSADQKESFLKQIKEIDSGFADKLNAELQNGISENHENGEGVLED
- the LOC662680 gene encoding uncharacterized protein C14orf119 isoform X2 translates to MVGCLFYRPGGRVVGAPACRLILKKILQVKFFVFLVTMTDSLKDCKMLSTDAQIRYLVQWFHEWSDLQRSDFVPILAEKYANKAYVNGIVNSIANVNCQEKPMSLFECRVKLFREWFSQWSADQKESFLKQIKEIDSGFADKLNAELQNGISENHENGEGVLED
- the Syt14 gene encoding synaptotagmin-16, whose translation is MLVISEHSYLGGTDGGTVLGAIAGMGALLLVFLLYIKNKRWWWGSVGGMGCCDEACPPVSSRPVPSPPVPATSFTPAPLKHKLVKAYSFDGGDSSSESEMGGSKFRQNSTSGTTGPYYPPRQVHDLISLVEKGRVGVSSNSSCCSSTTSSVGEKHGVPATRVTAQINDNHGRLSTDLRETKIDNQGIDYQKIETSSTIVQTDINSNRDCIVVMNTDTDERNDLMCCIRSEPETQLVNKCGQLEIALLYDAPMRKMTVHVLQARDIPSRDRGQPTHTQVRLILLPSKKQKHKTKIRSGENPQYMESFVLHRVNPEDVNSMGIRLRLYGCERMRRERLIGEAVVGFTHINLELENNFWLNLEPRVDTTLTGCAGELTSLARSDSTGSTHSMQHGGVPELLLGLCYNATTGRLSIEVVKGSHFRNLALNRAPDTYVKLNLVSSTGQELAHSKTTVRRGQPNPLFKETFVFQVALFQLADVTLMVSVYNRKGVTKKKEMVGWFSLGLNSSGAEELAHWMDMKESQQQQICRWHILVQS
- the ND-15 gene encoding NADH dehydrogenase (ubiquinone) Fe-S protein 5, 15kDa (NADH-coenzyme Q reductase) isoform X1, yielding MSLSPAFKSPFTDITGAILSHQWGGRCADMELRALDCLEAYGLDRGIKKCETLITDFQECALRTKELARYSAMKAERDRQYKAGERTKENRYAEPPQADSF